A genomic segment from Bradyrhizobium sp. CB1015 encodes:
- a CDS encoding Ulp1 family isopeptidase, with protein MDPYNFDPPNPTAWSPVQHAVLEEDQGGHAGQEGFEQHLAEARSPDPGPVSRGGRNYHPHLSAEHRDTIDKAIAEYAAQKNPQRNTVKRYTQALRRLGNDLGAHRITIDLRDHQSLVRHVKTYFPNDEDMKKGLGVLRAYHDRSYVASGGRPRTIPSAEDAPLSERLNASGMTSGSAARHDRSLRRFSNALNLAGYSISGLDHAARIEFAQKLFPNDELLLFALGKVRDAENVPGARASRKPSGRAVPSPALHLYPDDARIIDGLEKAELSMLKPEEKSRKKVVQNLARNQRRLGAWLQREGRGSIVSRLTGTSEQQKSLNDDHTDFKKSNRNADMGFDRLRSYLLLVEANAALGVCPEQAGGEPRRGESNSTWSPHLPYDFEWPTPEAVPDGSSAIYRGLDSFVDLPYTSQEVRDDAQSTPVGRAAARPPLFNGPSDAPAQSPDIFRGLQSFVDLPYTPQQMRDDAQSAPVSGAAAKPPLFTGPSDAPAQSSDIYRGLNSFVDLPYTPQQMRDDAQSAPVGWAAAKPPVFTEPSDVATQSSQIYHGLNSFVDLPYTPQQMRDDAQSAPVGGAAARLVLFTEPSDAPTQSSHIYRDLNPFVDLPYTPQQMRDDAQSAPVGGAAARPPLFTEPSDTPAQSSDIYRGLNSFVDLPYTPQQMRDDAQSAPVLSPAGKPAFFVGRSGVLQELEDIGYRVDEDWQDGSQPVPDFLIDVLDNIRVLPTQFSGPTQLSMNGETYSITLGPRGRRVAQFIHHPRPSPVPGAQIGPSATVASSGHRSGPVLGPTQWLGDEHIQRDYELLAQELQQNNPDLAARTRFVDPLIAQMLRSPSKEVAERALGWVRPGTADFLFLPVSDASDTDRHQRGSHWSLLLVDRRDRGRRVAYHYDSTQGYNDGLAAELAGRLDANLQQAPIRQQQNSYDCGVFVLDGTRELVRRLAARRPDLNLNNLVISRQELRDRLGAGVGFN; from the coding sequence GTGGACCCGTACAATTTCGATCCACCCAATCCAACAGCTTGGTCCCCGGTGCAGCACGCCGTCTTGGAAGAGGACCAGGGGGGCCATGCCGGGCAAGAGGGCTTTGAGCAGCACTTGGCCGAGGCGCGCTCACCCGATCCGGGTCCTGTCTCCCGTGGCGGCCGCAACTACCATCCCCATCTCTCTGCAGAACATCGGGACACTATCGACAAGGCGATTGCCGAATATGCAGCTCAGAAAAACCCACAACGGAACACGGTTAAGCGCTATACTCAGGCGCTTCGCCGACTTGGAAATGATCTTGGCGCTCATCGCATTACGATTGATCTGAGGGACCACCAGTCCCTGGTCCGTCATGTCAAGACTTACTTCCCGAACGACGAAGACATGAAGAAAGGGTTGGGTGTCCTTCGTGCGTATCATGATCGGAGCTATGTAGCTTCTGGCGGGCGGCCGCGCACGATCCCTTCAGCGGAAGATGCGCCCCTCTCAGAGCGGCTTAATGCCAGTGGCATGACGTCGGGCAGTGCTGCTCGTCATGATCGTAGTCTTCGCAGATTTTCTAACGCGCTTAATCTTGCGGGCTACTCGATATCCGGGTTAGACCACGCGGCGCGCATTGAATTTGCTCAGAAGTTGTTCCCGAACGACGAGCTTCTGTTGTTCGCATTAGGCAAGGTTCGCGATGCCGAGAACGTTCCCGGCGCGCGTGCATCTCGGAAGCCCAGCGGTCGTGCTGTCCCGTCGCCCGCGTTGCATCTTTATCCCGATGACGCCCGCATCATTGATGGCCTGGAAAAGGCAGAGCTGAGCATGCTCAAACCCGAGGAGAAGAGCCGGAAAAAAGTTGTTCAAAATCTGGCCCGCAACCAACGAAGATTGGGTGCTTGGCTCCAAAGGGAGGGGCGGGGGAGCATAGTGAGCCGACTCACCGGCACCAGTGAGCAGCAAAAGTCGTTGAACGACGATCACACCGACTTTAAAAAATCCAATCGAAACGCGGACATGGGCTTCGATCGGCTTAGGAGCTACCTATTGCTCGTCGAGGCGAACGCTGCGCTGGGCGTCTGCCCTGAACAGGCGGGTGGGGAGCCGCGGCGTGGCGAGTCGAACTCAACGTGGTCGCCGCACCTGCCGTACGATTTTGAGTGGCCGACGCCGGAAGCGGTGCCAGATGGGTCGTCGGCGATCTACCGAGGTCTCGACTCCTTCGTTGATCTGCCGTACACCTCGCAGGAGGTGAGAGACGATGCTCAGTCAACGCCGGTGGGTAGGGCTGCCGCCAGACCGCCGCTCTTCAACGGACCATCGGACGCGCCAGCTCAGTCGCCCGACATTTTCCGCGGTCTTCAGTCTTTCGTTGATTTGCCGTACACGCCGCAACAGATGCGAGACGATGCTCAGTCGGCGCCGGTGAGTGGGGCTGCCGCCAAACCGCCGCTCTTCACCGGACCGTCGGACGCGCCAGCTCAGTCGTCAGACATCTACCGCGGTCTCAACTCTTTCGTTGATCTGCCGTACACACCGCAGCAGATGCGAGACGATGCTCAGTCAGCGCCGGTGGGTTGGGCTGCCGCCAAACCGCCGGTCTTCACCGAACCATCAGACGTGGCAACTCAGTCGTCACAGATCTACCACGGTCTCAACTCTTTCGTTGATCTGCCGTACACACCACAGCAGATGCGAGACGATGCTCAGTCGGCGCCGGTGGGTGGGGCTGCCGCTAGACTGGTGCTCTTCACCGAACCATCAGACGCGCCAACTCAGTCGTCACACATCTACCGCGATCTCAACCCTTTCGTTGATCTGCCGTACACGCCGCAGCAGATGCGAGACGATGCTCAGTCCGCGCCGGTGGGTGGGGCTGCCGCCAGACCGCCACTCTTCACCGAACCATCAGACACGCCAGCTCAGTCGTCAGACATCTATCGCGGTCTCAACTCTTTCGTTGATCTGCCGTACACACCGCAGCAGATGCGTGACGATGCTCAGTCAGCGCCGGTGCTCAGCCCTGCCGGTAAACCCGCGTTCTTCGTCGGGCGATCGGGCGTACTTCAGGAGCTTGAGGACATCGGATACCGAGTCGACGAGGATTGGCAGGATGGCTCCCAGCCGGTGCCGGATTTCTTAATCGATGTCCTGGATAATATCAGGGTCCTGCCGACCCAGTTCAGCGGCCCAACCCAGCTCTCCATGAACGGTGAGACCTACTCGATCACATTGGGGCCGCGAGGACGCCGCGTTGCGCAATTCATCCATCATCCTCGCCCGTCCCCTGTCCCGGGTGCTCAGATCGGCCCCTCGGCTACTGTTGCCTCTTCCGGCCACCGCAGCGGTCCCGTGCTGGGGCCCACGCAGTGGCTGGGTGACGAGCATATCCAGCGGGACTATGAGCTCCTGGCGCAGGAGTTGCAGCAGAACAATCCGGATCTCGCCGCTCGGACGCGGTTCGTGGATCCCCTGATAGCCCAAATGTTGCGATCCCCCTCCAAGGAGGTAGCCGAACGAGCATTAGGGTGGGTTCGCCCTGGTACAGCTGACTTCCTGTTCCTGCCGGTAAGCGATGCCAGCGATACGGATAGACATCAGCGCGGCAGTCACTGGTCGCTGCTGCTGGTTGATCGCCGCGATCGTGGCCGGCGGGTCGCCTATCACTATGACTCTACCCAGGGATACAATGACGGGCTCGCAGCGGAACTCGCAGGACGGCTCGACGCTAACCTGCAACAGGCCCCGATAAGACAGCAGCAGAACAGTTATGACTGCGGCGTCTTTGTCCTGGACGGCACCAGGGAACTGGTAAGGCGATTGGCAGCAAGACGGCCGGACCTGAACCTCAACAATCTTGTCATCAGTCGGCAGGAACTGCGGGACCGACTAGGCGCTGGTGTCGGCTTCAACTGA
- a CDS encoding SET domain-containing protein — protein sequence MLIIETVLKPDQFGGIGLFSAALLPKGSLIWIHNPIVDIAVTPEQYEALAPTFRALLDKHAYPRDYKANDGVIEYNADNARFMNHSSQPNTYQDDHCRILTARDVQPGEELTCNYLFFDPTCDLSWAKEPSVNVDAPTG from the coding sequence ATGTTGATTATCGAAACTGTTTTAAAGCCAGACCAGTTTGGCGGTATTGGACTTTTCTCCGCTGCCCTTTTGCCCAAAGGTTCGCTGATTTGGATTCACAACCCAATCGTTGACATCGCGGTAACGCCTGAGCAGTACGAAGCTCTAGCTCCAACATTTCGAGCTCTACTTGATAAGCATGCCTATCCAAGAGACTACAAGGCTAATGATGGTGTTATAGAGTACAATGCTGACAATGCCCGCTTCATGAACCACAGCAGTCAGCCAAATACATATCAGGACGATCATTGCCGAATTTTAACCGCGCGTGACGTACAACCTGGTGAAGAACTGACTTGCAATTACTTGTTTTTCGATCCGACGTGTGACTTATCGTGGGCTAAAGAACCATCGGTGAATGTTGATGCCCCAACGGGCTAG
- a CDS encoding MFS transporter: MSADRPATWLAMRLAFFVAGFGTAAWAPLVPFAKERLAVDEGVLGFLLLCLGLGSVLAMLLTALLSARYGSKPIILIGGFSLTPILPCLVVADTPWALGAALVAFGASLGAIDVAANICAVEVERAAKRPLMSGFHAQFSIGGFAGSAAMTILLWSNVGAFASTLICSSFMASVMVLTWSRLPQIAQAQRGVLFVMPHAIVVLLAVLAAITFLIEGAILDWSALLLVDRGLVPKAQGGLGFMLFSISMTVGRLGGDSVVSRVGDRATLVVGSLMAVAGFALLLAAPGAPFAMAGFLLIGLGSSNLVPILFRRAGTQKVMPAGLAVAAITTVGYAGLLVGPGFVGFLANLAGLPSAFAMLAALMCLVTLSARIVTIEAR; the protein is encoded by the coding sequence ATGTCTGCCGATCGGCCGGCCACGTGGCTCGCGATGCGTCTTGCATTTTTTGTCGCTGGTTTTGGTACGGCGGCCTGGGCGCCGCTGGTGCCGTTCGCGAAGGAACGACTGGCGGTCGACGAGGGCGTTCTCGGTTTTCTGCTGCTATGCCTAGGTTTGGGCTCGGTTCTCGCGATGCTTTTGACCGCCTTGTTGAGTGCGCGCTACGGCAGTAAACCGATTATCCTGATCGGTGGGTTCAGCCTTACACCCATCCTTCCTTGCCTGGTGGTTGCCGATACGCCTTGGGCGCTCGGGGCCGCGCTGGTCGCCTTCGGCGCCTCGCTCGGCGCGATCGATGTCGCTGCGAATATCTGTGCGGTCGAGGTGGAACGTGCAGCCAAGCGTCCGCTGATGTCCGGGTTTCACGCGCAATTCAGCATCGGCGGCTTTGCCGGCTCCGCCGCGATGACCATATTGCTCTGGTCGAATGTTGGTGCTTTTGCATCAACCCTGATCTGCTCGAGTTTCATGGCGAGCGTCATGGTGCTGACTTGGTCGCGATTGCCCCAAATAGCGCAAGCTCAGCGAGGGGTTTTGTTCGTCATGCCGCATGCCATTGTGGTGCTGCTGGCGGTATTAGCAGCGATCACGTTTCTTATTGAGGGAGCCATACTCGACTGGAGCGCCTTGCTGCTGGTGGACCGTGGCCTTGTACCGAAAGCGCAGGGTGGACTCGGCTTCATGCTGTTCTCCATTAGCATGACCGTCGGGCGCCTCGGAGGCGATTCCGTAGTGTCGCGCGTTGGCGACCGCGCGACACTAGTGGTCGGCAGTCTGATGGCCGTCGCGGGTTTTGCGCTTCTGCTGGCCGCCCCAGGCGCCCCCTTCGCGATGGCAGGTTTCCTGCTCATTGGTCTTGGTTCATCGAACCTGGTTCCGATTCTCTTCCGGAGGGCCGGCACTCAGAAGGTAATGCCTGCAGGTCTAGCGGTTGCCGCGATCACCACGGTTGGCTATGCGGGACTCCTCGTTGGACCGGGGTTCGTCGGTTTCCTCGCCAACCTCGCAGGGTTGCCGAGCGCATTTGCGATGTTGGCCGCACTCATGTGTCTGGTCACCCTGTCGGCGCGCATTGTCACCATCGAGGCGCGCTGA
- a CDS encoding LuxR family transcriptional regulator, with protein MDDQSHGQMPLSSSRRESRGPDLFSFVECATQTRSIKALFELLVSFASNEGFNKVAYAALTCSNERRLLDYLPPPPTINFPSDWCQRYAEQEYRAIDPVVRRTAMLPRPFLWDDLTNKYKLQPRELRVLHEAREAGLKHGISVPLFGSQGRLAFVSFASPFDDADPQHRMAHLATLASAFHNAVAQITPPVDEGCEPDIPLTERETECLYWVAEGKSAWVIGRLVEVSPNTVNFHMKNVVRKLGAANRTNAVHKATRRRLI; from the coding sequence ATGGATGACCAATCGCACGGCCAAATGCCACTCTCTTCAAGCCGACGGGAAAGCCGCGGGCCAGACCTATTCAGCTTCGTCGAATGCGCTACACAGACAAGATCAATCAAAGCGCTGTTCGAGCTTCTTGTGAGTTTCGCGAGCAATGAAGGCTTTAATAAAGTCGCGTACGCAGCACTCACCTGCTCGAATGAGCGTCGTCTGCTGGACTATCTGCCGCCCCCGCCAACGATAAACTTCCCGTCTGATTGGTGCCAACGCTATGCTGAGCAAGAGTATCGAGCGATCGACCCGGTAGTCCGTCGGACAGCAATGCTGCCAAGGCCCTTTCTTTGGGATGACCTAACCAATAAATATAAACTGCAGCCCCGTGAGCTGCGCGTCTTGCACGAGGCCAGAGAAGCAGGTCTTAAGCATGGCATAAGCGTGCCATTGTTTGGATCGCAAGGCCGATTGGCTTTCGTATCGTTTGCATCTCCCTTCGATGATGCCGATCCACAGCATCGCATGGCTCATCTGGCGACATTGGCGTCGGCGTTTCACAACGCTGTCGCACAGATTACACCGCCCGTTGATGAAGGTTGCGAGCCAGACATTCCGCTAACCGAGCGAGAAACAGAGTGCCTATACTGGGTTGCAGAAGGAAAGTCAGCCTGGGTAATCGGGCGACTTGTGGAGGTCAGCCCGAATACCGTCAACTTTCACATGAAGAACGTCGTCAGAAAGCTAGGGGCGGCGAACCGGACAAATGCTGTACACAAAGCAACCCGACGCCGCCTCATTTAA
- a CDS encoding J domain-containing protein, which produces MLIDTSKIFDSIRINKKEARERQTSALCEWPGCQNKATHPAPKGRDNAREYWHFCIDHVREYNESYNFFTGMDAEAVARYQNDALTGHRPTWKMGENISARKMAGSAADFEDDWHAFCTQFELNGRAGTRPRAETKPEARKILNAERKALQVMGLNANATLGDIKAKYKAMVKQHHPDVNGGDRSTEDRLVEIIKAYHYLKTVVRES; this is translated from the coding sequence ATGCTGATCGACACCTCCAAAATCTTCGACTCCATTCGCATCAACAAGAAGGAAGCGCGGGAGCGCCAGACCTCGGCGCTATGTGAATGGCCTGGTTGCCAGAACAAGGCGACCCATCCCGCGCCCAAGGGCCGCGACAATGCGCGCGAATATTGGCACTTCTGCATCGACCATGTTCGCGAATACAATGAGTCCTACAATTTCTTCACGGGAATGGACGCGGAAGCGGTCGCGCGCTACCAGAACGACGCGCTGACCGGCCATCGTCCGACCTGGAAGATGGGCGAGAACATCAGCGCCCGCAAAATGGCCGGCAGCGCGGCCGATTTCGAGGACGACTGGCATGCCTTCTGCACGCAATTCGAGCTGAACGGACGCGCCGGTACCCGCCCCCGCGCGGAGACCAAGCCTGAGGCGCGCAAGATTTTAAATGCCGAGCGGAAAGCGTTGCAGGTGATGGGCCTGAATGCCAATGCGACGCTCGGCGATATCAAGGCGAAGTACAAGGCGATGGTCAAGCAGCACCATCCCGATGTCAATGGCGGCGACCGATCTACGGAGGATCGCCTGGTCGAGATCATCAAGGCCTACCATTACCTCAAGACCGTGGTGCGCGAGAGCTAG